One region of Drosophila subobscura isolate 14011-0131.10 chromosome J, UCBerk_Dsub_1.0, whole genome shotgun sequence genomic DNA includes:
- the LOC117893722 gene encoding protein nervous wreck isoform X10, giving the protein MQPPPRKGNYVKFLKNLHTEQVAKLQLKNQHECDLLEDIRQFTIKRSAIEKSYSEALLKISSQYLNKKIPNIPDIKMEGMEERWNMWSVWRTVLEENEKLARARLAAIEVFQQQIADEAKVLRDYKVAIAKRSLSGIVNVQKELHLSVGDVDKTKKSYFDEEHCAHDVRDKARDIEEKLKKKKGSFFQSITSLQKNSARVTSRKELLEEKSTGARNDYILSLAAANAHQNRYFTVDLQTTMTTMENYVFERVAEYLMLMGRTELLTCSATQNSFGKIRDQAQQLSREYNLQCCYLFYPVLKQHIQYDFEACDNDPVRKVTTEHDSATETLTKEAKNLAGRVVKENASIRENAKKLALCQSLRDSGQRSDPNDPNGPDLDTKIEEFRDQIRRSETEKAKAEACLQCLRDGGINVDEWVQEAEIMGVQELTRSASSISMRTDASGQGENPSSDSFYDSDKEEAAGGAPAFAQAKPKAETQLSRDRTFSDSDDEPEERPAAAVAAAAPAAAKAASAGTGAWDDPTEVNWGGEEEEEDKDEPIVPEPKEAIFKCTALYSYTGQNPDELTIVENEQLEVVGEGDGDGWLRARNYRGEEGYVPHNYLDIDQETAGGAFNDQTVDSMQSPDQVSVIMAPQKRLKSDIEWCIALYDYDATAEDELTFEEGDKIKIITKTAHGVDDGWWEGELDGKFGNFPSLVVEECDELGEPLSEGGDESPPPMAAPNFALPPAPALPPEYAHELELELTEDMFGSQDTADEDSGYIPNGAAVPSMPPPVLIQEPGMEDDLSDDGQPPPSLPPPQPPQLQKAAGKSEPVAANTLNLVGESEREQQKKQDESKQEQPVADKKPEIAPKPLAKVTPSPQKQPPAQVVTAAKEEDQQSFSEGTDSASGADVPILQEVEDPFNEKSKTEAAGDGAGFEANFEANFDANFDDAFAGATAGGGGGGGGGGGGEQSSDFDVNGEPGDEEQGQSEGASAGGVAAEEDIEAPKQVVGGRASIPEELDSNQLARLQNLKESNA; this is encoded by the exons ATGCAGCCACCGCCGCGTAAG GGTAACTATGTGAAGTTCTTGAAGAATCTGCACACGGAGCAGGTGGCCAAGTTGCAGCTGAAGAACCAGCATGAGTGCGACCTGCTGGAGGACATACGACAGTTCACCATCAAGCGATCGGCCATCGAGAAGTCGTATAGCGAGGCCCTCCTGAAGATCTCGTCTCAGTATCTCAACAAGAAGATACCCAACATTCCAGACATCAAGATGGAGGGCATGGAAGAGCGTTG GAACATGTGGAGTGTGTGGCGCACAGTTCTCGAGGAGAATGAGAAGTTGGCACGAGCCCGCTTGGCAGCCATCGAGGTATTCCAGCAGCAGATAGCCGACGAGGCCAAGGTTCTCAGGGACTACAAAGTGGCCATTGCCAAGCGTTCGCTATCGGGCATTGTCAACGTGCAGAAGGAACTCCATTTGAGTGTGGGCGATGTGGACAAGACGAAGAAGTCGTATTTCGATGAGGAGCACTGTGCCCACGATGTGCGCGACAAGGCACGCGACATCGAGGAGAAGCTGAAGAAGAAAAAGGGCTCCTTCTTCCAGTCCATCACATCGTTGCAGAAGAACAGCGCACGAGTGACCTCACGGAAGGAGCTGCTCGAGGAGAAGTCCACGGGTGCTCGTAACGATTATATACTCAGTCTGGCGGCTGCCAACGCCCATCAGAATCGCTACTTTACCGTCGATCTGCAGACCACGATGACCACCATGGAGAACTATGTGTTTGAGCGAGTTGCCGAGTACCTGATGCTAATGGG ACGCACAGAGCTGCTGACCTGCTCGGCCACGCAGAACAGTTTCGGGAAGATCCGTGACCAGGCGCAGCAGCTTTCGCGGGAATACAATCTGCAGTGTTGCTATTTGTTCTATCCGGTGCTGAAGCAGCATATTCAGTATGATTTTGAGGCTTGTGACAATGATCCGGTGAGGAAGGTGACCACGGAGCATGATTCGGCCACAGAGACGCTCACTAAGGAGGCCAAGAATCTGGCTGGACGGGTGGTCAAGGAGAATGCCTCGATAAGGGAGAACGCCAAGAAGCTGGCCCTCTGCCAGTCGCTGAGGGACTCGGGACAGCGATCCGATCCCAACGATCCTAATGGTCCCGATCTGGACACCAAGATCGAGGAGTTCCGTGATCAGATACGCCGCTCCGAGACCGAGAAGGCGAAGGCCGAGGCCTGTCTGCAGTGCCTGCGCGACGGCGGCATCAATGTGGACGAGTGGGTGCAGGAGGCAGAGATTATGGGGGTGCAAGAGCTAACGCGCTCAGCCAGCTCCATATCGATGCGCACCGATGCCTCGGGCCAGGGCGAGAATCCCAGCTCCGATTCCTTCTACGACAGCGACAAAGAGGAGGCGGCCGGCGGTGCTCCGGCCTTTGCTCAGGCAAAGCCCAAGGCAGAGACGCAACTCTCCAGGGATCGCACGTTCAGCGACAGCGATGACGAGCCCGAGGAGCGTCCGGCAGCTGCGgttgccgctgcagctccagctgccgcGAAGGCAGCCAGCGCAGGCACTGGAGCCTGGGACGATCCAACCGAGGTGAACTGGGgtggcgaggaggaggaggaggacaaggaTGAACCGATTGTACCCGAGCCCAAGGAGGCCATCTTCAAGTGCACCGCACTCTACAGCTACACG GGCCAAAATCCCGATGAGCTGACAATTGTCGAGAacgagcagctggaggtggTCGGCgagggcgatggcgatgggTGGCTGCGTGCCCGCAACTATCGGGGCGAAGAGGGCTATGTGCCGCACAATTATCTGGACATTGATCAGGAGACGGCCGGCGGCGCTTTTAATG ATCAAACGGTGGACTCGATGCAATCCCCCGACCAGGTATCGGTCATAATGGCCCCCCAGAAGCGCCTCAAGTCCGACATCGAATGGTGCATTGCGCTCTACGACTACGATGCCACAGCCGAGGATGAGCTGACCTTCGAGGAGGGCGACAAGATCAAGATCATCACCAAGACGGCCCACGGTGTCGACGATGGCTGGTGGGAGGGCGAGCTGGATGGCAAATTTGGCAACTTCCCCTCGCTGGTCGTCGAGGAGTGCGACGAGTTGGGCGAACCCCTCAGCGAGGGCGGCGATGAATCACCACCCCCAATGGCAGCCCCGAACTTTGCTCTGCCCCCGGCACCAGCACTACCCCCAGAGTATGCTCATGAGTTGGAATTGGAGCTGACAGAGGATATGTTCGGCTCACAGGATACGGCAG ATGAAGACAGTGGCTATATACCCAACGGTGCTGCTGTTCCGAGTATGCCTCCGCCAG TACTCATCCAAGAGCCTGGCATGGAG GACGATCTCAGTGACGATGGGCAGCCACCGCCGTctttgccgccgccacagccgcctCAGCTGCAAAAGGCAGCTGGCAAATCAGAGCCTGTTGCTGCCAACACATTGAACTTAG TAGGAGAGAGCGAACgtgagcagcagaagaagcaggaTGAGTCCAAGCAGGAGCAACCGGTGGCGGATAAAAAGCCAGAGATAGCGCCAAAACCATTGGCCAAAGTAACGCCATCGCCACAGAAGCAGCCGCCCGCACAGGTGGTGACGGCTGCCAAAGAAG AGGACCAACAGTCCTTCTCGGAGGGCACGGACTCGGCCTCGGGCGCCGATGTACCCATTCTGCAGGAGGTCGAGGATCCCTTCAATGAGAAGTCCAAGACCGAGGCGGccggagatggagctggattTGAGGCCAACTTTGAGGCCAATTTTGATGCCAACTTTGATGATGCGTTCGCCGGGGCCACAGCAggcggtggtggaggtggGGGCGGTGGGGGTGGAGGCGAGCAGTCCAGCGATTTCGATGTGAACGGAGAGCCGGGCGATGAGGAGCAGGGTCAGAGCGAGGGCGCATCCGCAGGTGGAGTCGCAGCCGAGGAGGACATTGAGGCGCCCAAGCAGGTGGTCGGTGGGCGAGCTAGCATACCCGAGGAATTGGACTCAAATCAATTGGCACGTTTGCAAAATCTGAAAGAGTCGAACGCTTAG
- the LOC117893722 gene encoding protein nervous wreck isoform X11, whose amino-acid sequence MQPPPRKGNYVKFLKNLHTEQVAKLQLKNQHECDLLEDIRQFTIKRSAIEKSYSEALLKISSQYLNKKIPNIPDIKMEGMEERWNMWSVWRTVLEENEKLARARLAAIEVFQQQIADEAKVLRDYKVAIAKRSLSGIVNVQKELHLSVGDVDKTKKSYFDEEHCAHDVRDKARDIEEKLKKKKGSFFQSITSLQKNSARVTSRKELLEEKSTGARNDYILSLAAANAHQNRYFTVDLQTTMTTMENYVFERVAEYLMLMGRTELLTCSATQNSFGKIRDQAQQLSREYNLQCCYLFYPVLKQHIQYDFEACDNDPVRKVTTEHDSATETLTKEAKNLAGRVVKENASIRENAKKLALCQSLRDSGQRSDPNDPNGPDLDTKIEEFRDQIRRSETEKAKAEACLQCLRDGGINVDEWVQEAEIMGVQELTRSASSISMRTDASGQGENPSSDSFYDSDKEEAAGGAPAFAQAKPKAETQLSRDRTFSDSDDEPEERPAAAVAAAAPAAAKAASAGTGAWDDPTEVNWGGEEEEEDKDEPIVPEPKEAIFKCTALYSYTGQNPDELTIVENEQLEVVGEGDGDGWLRARNYRGEEGYVPHNYLDIDQETAGGAFNGTGSANQLRSQISFSSVDYTVDNEDQTVDSMQSPDQVSVIMAPQKRLKSDIEWCIALYDYDATAEDELTFEEGDKIKIITKTAHGVDDGWWEGELDGKFGNFPSLVVEECDELGEPLSEGGDESPPPMAAPNFALPPAPALPPEYAHELELELTEDMFGSQDTADEDSGYIPNGAAVPSMPPPGRSQ is encoded by the exons ATGCAGCCACCGCCGCGTAAG GGTAACTATGTGAAGTTCTTGAAGAATCTGCACACGGAGCAGGTGGCCAAGTTGCAGCTGAAGAACCAGCATGAGTGCGACCTGCTGGAGGACATACGACAGTTCACCATCAAGCGATCGGCCATCGAGAAGTCGTATAGCGAGGCCCTCCTGAAGATCTCGTCTCAGTATCTCAACAAGAAGATACCCAACATTCCAGACATCAAGATGGAGGGCATGGAAGAGCGTTG GAACATGTGGAGTGTGTGGCGCACAGTTCTCGAGGAGAATGAGAAGTTGGCACGAGCCCGCTTGGCAGCCATCGAGGTATTCCAGCAGCAGATAGCCGACGAGGCCAAGGTTCTCAGGGACTACAAAGTGGCCATTGCCAAGCGTTCGCTATCGGGCATTGTCAACGTGCAGAAGGAACTCCATTTGAGTGTGGGCGATGTGGACAAGACGAAGAAGTCGTATTTCGATGAGGAGCACTGTGCCCACGATGTGCGCGACAAGGCACGCGACATCGAGGAGAAGCTGAAGAAGAAAAAGGGCTCCTTCTTCCAGTCCATCACATCGTTGCAGAAGAACAGCGCACGAGTGACCTCACGGAAGGAGCTGCTCGAGGAGAAGTCCACGGGTGCTCGTAACGATTATATACTCAGTCTGGCGGCTGCCAACGCCCATCAGAATCGCTACTTTACCGTCGATCTGCAGACCACGATGACCACCATGGAGAACTATGTGTTTGAGCGAGTTGCCGAGTACCTGATGCTAATGGG ACGCACAGAGCTGCTGACCTGCTCGGCCACGCAGAACAGTTTCGGGAAGATCCGTGACCAGGCGCAGCAGCTTTCGCGGGAATACAATCTGCAGTGTTGCTATTTGTTCTATCCGGTGCTGAAGCAGCATATTCAGTATGATTTTGAGGCTTGTGACAATGATCCGGTGAGGAAGGTGACCACGGAGCATGATTCGGCCACAGAGACGCTCACTAAGGAGGCCAAGAATCTGGCTGGACGGGTGGTCAAGGAGAATGCCTCGATAAGGGAGAACGCCAAGAAGCTGGCCCTCTGCCAGTCGCTGAGGGACTCGGGACAGCGATCCGATCCCAACGATCCTAATGGTCCCGATCTGGACACCAAGATCGAGGAGTTCCGTGATCAGATACGCCGCTCCGAGACCGAGAAGGCGAAGGCCGAGGCCTGTCTGCAGTGCCTGCGCGACGGCGGCATCAATGTGGACGAGTGGGTGCAGGAGGCAGAGATTATGGGGGTGCAAGAGCTAACGCGCTCAGCCAGCTCCATATCGATGCGCACCGATGCCTCGGGCCAGGGCGAGAATCCCAGCTCCGATTCCTTCTACGACAGCGACAAAGAGGAGGCGGCCGGCGGTGCTCCGGCCTTTGCTCAGGCAAAGCCCAAGGCAGAGACGCAACTCTCCAGGGATCGCACGTTCAGCGACAGCGATGACGAGCCCGAGGAGCGTCCGGCAGCTGCGgttgccgctgcagctccagctgccgcGAAGGCAGCCAGCGCAGGCACTGGAGCCTGGGACGATCCAACCGAGGTGAACTGGGgtggcgaggaggaggaggaggacaaggaTGAACCGATTGTACCCGAGCCCAAGGAGGCCATCTTCAAGTGCACCGCACTCTACAGCTACACG GGCCAAAATCCCGATGAGCTGACAATTGTCGAGAacgagcagctggaggtggTCGGCgagggcgatggcgatgggTGGCTGCGTGCCCGCAACTATCGGGGCGAAGAGGGCTATGTGCCGCACAATTATCTGGACATTGATCAGGAGACGGCCGGCGGCGCTTTTAATGGTACTGGTTCCGCCAATCAATTGCGCTCTCAAATCTCATTCTCATCTGTCGATTACACCGTTGACAACGAAGATCAAACGGTGGACTCGATGCAATCCCCCGACCAGGTATCGGTCATAATGGCCCCCCAGAAGCGCCTCAAGTCCGACATCGAATGGTGCATTGCGCTCTACGACTACGATGCCACAGCCGAGGATGAGCTGACCTTCGAGGAGGGCGACAAGATCAAGATCATCACCAAGACGGCCCACGGTGTCGACGATGGCTGGTGGGAGGGCGAGCTGGATGGCAAATTTGGCAACTTCCCCTCGCTGGTCGTCGAGGAGTGCGACGAGTTGGGCGAACCCCTCAGCGAGGGCGGCGATGAATCACCACCCCCAATGGCAGCCCCGAACTTTGCTCTGCCCCCGGCACCAGCACTACCCCCAGAGTATGCTCATGAGTTGGAATTGGAGCTGACAGAGGATATGTTCGGCTCACAGGATACGGCAG ATGAAGACAGTGGCTATATACCCAACGGTGCTGCTGTTCCGAGTATGCCTCCGCCAG GACGATCTCAGTGA